GTTAATGATTAAAAAAAATCAGGACCAACCATTGTGTCAGCATCACGAGCATATACGCGCCGAAGAAAGGCAGCATCATTACCGAAAAATGCTTAAAAATCAGTGCAAAGAGCACAACAGTTAGCAAAAATTTTAATCCATTTCCTCGTTTTATCGAGGAATATACTTGATTTGCTTTGCTTGCACCCATAAATCGAAAGGCGTAAGCAGCAAATACAAAATTAGGGAGTACCAACACAGCGCCGCCAGCTAATGCTGAAACTCCGGCTTGTACTCCCCAACCTATAAAAACGATTACTGCAGCGACTAATGCTACGATACCCTGAATCAAAACACCTTGTAATGCGGCTCGCCTGTATGGGCGGGCTAACGAATGAGTCACTTTATATTAACCTTAATGACGTTAAATTTTATCAGGGTATGAAAACTGGCGAAATTATACTTGTTTCTGCTTAATTTGCAACTTGACGAGGCGAAATGTGACGTTTTTTGGACGCCAAATAGGTCAAAATTTGTTAGGGAGGAAGGCTTAAATTAAAGCCTGTACACGAGTGGCTATTTTTCCATCAAAGTTCTTAGTATTCTCGCAATATTGCAGCATATCGGTGAGGAAATAGCGGCGCAAAATAAAGCACCGCATTCACGGATTAGTCAATTGGTTAAGTTTACCGTTAGTCAGCTTCATTCATTTCAGGGTTAATACGCCCCAAAATACCATCAAGCTCATCCAAACTAGCATAGGAAATAACCAGTTTACCTTTACCTTTTTGGTTGTAGTTGATCTCAACTTTTGCGCCTAAGTTTTCCTGTAATTGCTGTTCAAGCAGCTTCACATCAGGATCTTTTTGCTTCGCTTCTTTTTTCTCAACAGGCTCTAAAATGGTGCGAACCAGTTTTTCGGTTTCTCTTACGGTTAATCCCTTGGCCACAGCAGTTCTTGCTGCTTCAGATTGCGCTTCACCAGTTAGGGCAAGTAAACAACGAGCATGGCCCATTTCTATATCGCCATGTTCCAACAAGATTTTTACATCATCGTTGAGATTGTTGAGACGAAGTAAATTGGTGACCGTCGTACGCGATTTACCCACCGCATCGGCAACTTGCTGATGCGTGAGTTCAAATTCATTAAGCAATCGATCTAAAGCAATTGCTTCTTCCATCGCATTGAGGTCTTCACGCTGAATGTTTTCAATAAGCGCAATCGCAACAGCCGCTTCATCCGGCACATCTTTGATTAAACAAGGAACGGTATCTTGCTTTGCTAGCTGTGCCGCACGCCAACGTCTTTCACCGGCAATAATTTCAAAGCTTTGCGTGGTAACTTTACGCACCACAATAGGCTGTAAAATCCCCTGTGAACGGATCGAACTCGCCAGTTCTTCAAGTGCCTGTTCAGACATATCTTTACGCGGTTGATATTTACCCGGCTTTAGCCACTCAATTGGTAATCGTTGTAACTCTTGTTCAACCACTGATTCAGTTAGGGGTTCGCTGACTGTCGCAACCACTTCTTCTTGATTAGGCACAGGTGCCGCAGCACTTGGATTAGGTTTAGCTGAGCTGAGTAGGGCATCCAACCCTCGGCCTAAACCACGTTTTTTAACCGACATGTTCTTTTTATCCTCTTAGGCAACCGCAGCCGCTTGCTTTTCTTTGCGTCTTAGCATTTCACCCGCTAGCGCTAGATAGGCTTTTGCACCGCTTGACGCTCTATCATAATACATCGCAGGCGCACCAAAACTTGGCGCCTCCGCTAATCGCACATTACGAGGGATCACAGTCCGGTACACTTTATCGCCAAAGTGTTGTTTTAACTGCTCAGATACGTCGTTAGCTAGACGATTACGCGGGTCGTACATAGTGCGCAAAATGCCTTCAATTTGCAATCCTGGATTCACCAACTTACCGAGTTGGGTAATGGTGTCCATTAAAGCTGTTAATCCCTCCAGTGCATAATATTCACACTGCATCGGAACTAAAACCGCATCGGCGGCAGCCATGGCATTTACCGTTAGCATATTTAATGAAGGTGGACAGTCGATGAATATATACTCATATTTATCTTTTATTGTCTCAAGGGCGTTGCGTAATCTAACCTCGCGCGCAAACAACTCCATCAGCTTGACTTCTGCCGCGGTTACATCCCCATTCGCTGCGATCAAATGATACTCACCACTGGTTTCTGTGGTGATCACTTGATCCATCGGCGCTTCTTCTATCAACAGATCATAAACCGTTGCGACATCGGCGTATTTATCGACGCCACTGCCCATGGTTGCATTGCCTTGGGGATCGAGATCGATCAACAGAACTTTACGTTTAGTCGCCGCCATGGACGCGGCTAAATTCACCGCAGTGGTTGTTTTACCAACACCACCTTTTTGGTTTGCTATTGCAATGACTCTTGCCACATTGTCCTCGACAATTAATCTTTAGAAAGAATGATTAAATGGCGCTCACCTTCAAGCTTGGGCACCACTAAACTAATATCTTGCGATAAACTCACGCCGTTTGGTAATTGTTCTAGCTCATCCGCAGGGTATTGACCCTTTAGTGCTAAGAATACACCTTGGTTATCGATTAAATGTGAACACCACTGGATCATATCTTGTAGTGATGCAAAAGCACGGCTGAGTACACCGTCTAATTTAACACTTGGCTGATATTCTTCAACTCGAGACTGCACAGGGGTAACATTCTCAATGCCAAGCCCATGTTTTACCTGCATTAAAAATCGAACTCTTTTACCAAGGCTATCAAGAAGAACAAAATTGATGTCCGGTCTAGCTATCGCTAAAACCATACCCGGTAAACCCGGTCCGGTGCCAACATCGATATAGTTACTGCCCGTTAGGTGTGGCGCAACAACCAAAGAGTCCATGATGTGTTTTACCATCATTTCTTTTGGGTCACGAACGGAAGTGAGGTTGTAGGCTTTGTTCCATTTATCCAGCAGCTGGACATATTCGACCAACTGCTGCTTTTGTTGTTCACTGAGCTCGATAGAGGTATCAGCGAGTAATTCATTCAATTGTTCTAGTAACACAGTGTTCCACTGCTATTACGCCGACTTACGTAATAGCCCTTGCTTTTTCAGATACACTAATAATAGCGAAATAGCAGCAGGGGTGATACCAGAAATACGTGAAGCTTGACCAATCGTTTGTGGACGAGCATCACTTAGCTTTGCTACAACCTCATTTGACAGGCCGCTTACCTGGCCATAATCAAACTCAGCAGGCAGTAATGTCTCTTCATGACGAAGTTGCTTATTAATCTCATCTTGTTGACGCGCAATGTAACCGGCGTACTTAGTTTGGATCTCAACCTGTTCAAGGGCTGGAATGTTATCAAACTCAGATCCTAATCCTTCAATTGCCATCAAGTCATGATAATTCACCTCTGGGCGACGGATCAGATCTTCAAGACTGGCTTCGCGTACCAGTGGTTTTTTTAGTAATTCGTTTACTGCTTCAAGTGCAGGGTGATCTTTATGGATCCAAGTATTGCGCAGACGCTGTGCTTCTTGTTCCATTACTTCAAGCTTGTCGTTGTATGCAGCCCAGCGTTCATCGTCAACCAGACCTAACTCGCGACCCTTTTCCGTTAGACGTAAATCCGCATTGTCTTCACGCAGTAACAAACGGTATTCAGCACGCGAGGTAAACATACGATAAGGTTCTTTTGTACCAAGCGTTGCTAAGTCGTCAATCAACACACCTGCATAAGCTTCATCACGGCGCGGTGTCCATGCTTCACGGCCTTGAACTTGAAGAGCTGCGTTCATACCTGCAATCAACCCTTGCGCACCAGCTTCTTCATAACCGGTTGTACCATTTATTTGACCCGCAAAGAATAAGCCATTGATAAACTTAGTTTCTAGTGATTGCTTAAGGTCACGGGGATCGAAGAAGTCGTACTCAATTGCATAGCCAGGACGACAAATATGCGCGTTCTCAAACCCTTTAATAGAACGCACGATCTCCAATTGGATATCAAATGGTAAGCTGGTGGAGATACCATTTGGATATAGCTCGTATGATGTTAAGCCTTCAGGCTCTACGAAGATCTGATGTTTTTCTTTATCTGCAAAACGGACAATTTTATCTTCGATAGAAGGGCAGTAACGTGGACCAATCCCTTCAATTACACCTGCATACATCGGCGAACGATGTAAATTATTGCGGATCACGTCATGGGTTTTTTCATTGGTATAAGTGATATAACAAGGGATCTGTTTTGGATGATCAGACACTTTGCCCATAAACGAGAAAACCGGAGTAGGGGTATCGCCAGGTTGTTCTTGCATCACTGAAAAGTCAACCGTTCTTGCATCGATACGTGGTGGTGTACCCGTTTTTAGACGATCAACTCGAAAAGGCATTTCACGTAAACGCTCAGCCAGAGCAATAGAAGGAGGATCGCCAGCACGGCCGCCTTTAAAGTTTTCTAAACCAATATGGATCTGGCCACCCAAGAAAGTACCAACCGTTAGCACCACTGAAGAAGCGCTAAAGCGTAAACCCATTTGCGTTACGACACCTTTGACCTGATCGCCTTCAACAATCAGATCATCACAAGATTGTTGGAAGATCTTTAAGTTTTCTTGATGTTGCAAAATGTCTTGGATCGCCGCTTTATACAATGCGCGATCTGCCTGAGCACGAGTCGCTCGTACCGCAGGGCCTTTCGATGAATTAAGCGTTCGAAATTGGATCCCACCTTTGTCGATTGCTTTGGCCATTGCACCACCAAGCGCATCGATCTCTTTAACCAAATGACCTTTACCAATCCCACCAATAGCTGGGTTACACGACATTTGGCCTAAGGTATCCATATTGTGTGTTAACAATAAGGTATTCATACCCATACGTGCAGCTGCAAGTGCAGCTTCAGTGCCTGCATGTCCACCACCAACAACGATGACATCAAAATGTTCATGATAAATCATTTACGGGATCCTACTTAAAACAACCGAGCAAATTTAGAAAGGATGCGTATTCTACCTAGAATTAACCAGAAGTGAAATGGTTAAACTTTGCACAACGCAAAAAAGAGATCACTTAAAATATATAAGGATCTTTTTAAAGATCTTTATTGATCTTACTACTACTGATCCTTTGATCTGTGAATAGTTTTGTATTCCTGTTTAGATCCAACTGCTTAACTAAGATCAATTGGTGTGAATTAGATCGGATCAACAGGCATACAACCTTTGATCAACTTGCCACTTTATTCACAGGGCTAGATCTGAATTATTTTATCCAATGGATAAGTAAGCGTAGATCAGCAGTTAGATCATAGGTTATCCACAATGCGATCTAAAATAGACTGAATTTGTGAATAACTTCTGTGTATTTCAATGTCGCAGCGTTAAGCGACACATTTAACAAACTTAGGTAACCAAGCAATAGCGGTATCTTCTGGTAGATCTGGGTGTAAAACATCGATCTTTTCTATGTCTAATAGCTGTGTCGCACCTTTTTCTTTAAGTAGATCAGCAAGATTAATAGCTGCATGATTAAAGGTGTCGTAACTTGAATCACCAATTCCCACTACCGCAAAGCGTAATTGGCTTAGATCCGAGCTCGCTTTTAGCGCTGATATAAAAGGTAATAAGTTTTCTGGATAGTCACCGGCCCCATAGGTTGATGTCACCACCAGCCAAAGTGCTTGCTGACAAGCTTCAAGCTCGGGTTTTTCATGCAAATTCACGGTATAACCTTGAGATTCAAGCGATTCCATCAGCTGTTCAGCAACGTATTCTGCTGATCCCATTTGGCTGCCTACAATAAGATCTAAAGTTTGCATTGTTACCCTTACCTAAGTCGTATTGCGCGCCATCTTAGCGTTTAACGTGAATATGTAAAGAGGGCTTTGAAGTAATTGGATAAAAATATTTGCACAAATAGTGTGTGATTTTTAATTTTTTTATTTATCTACATGAAATAAAACAGGAAAATAAAATATTCCTAAGCTTAACTCGGTGATTTATTTGTGGATAATCTATGGGATAGCTGAGCCTAAAAATACTTTTTTAAGGCAAGGCTCATGCTTGAAACGGTAAGATCTCCGCTGTTTTTGAACAAATTTTGAGGCTGTGGATGAGATGTTGTGGATAACGATCTAAAAGCCGGAAGTCGATCCAGTCTTTTAGATCTATATAGTTAGATCCATATAATAAAAGAATCTAAAAAAATGGTTAGATCTCGAGATTAATTTAGTTTGACAGCCAAGTTGTGCGGACTGGTTGTTCAAATAAGAAGTCTACAGCATGTTCTTCGAGCAGCCTTCTGGTGGCTGATTCTTGTAGTGCAATCACATGATCGCTGAGTGCATTACCCGATGAGATACGTTTGACTCCTAACTCTGCTAACGCCTGTTTATCGCTAAATCCGGGCAACAGCATCACATTGACTGGAATTGAAAGCAGGGCTGTTAGGCGTCTTATCATGGTGGTGTCGGTTAAACCGGGGATAATTTACGAGAAGTAGTCATAGACAGATTGTCATGGAGAAAAATATTGCCCATCCAACGGACAGTAAACTACTAGAAAAATGCCGTGGCAAACTGGTTGGTTTCGCTAAGCAAGCCAGTATTCGGCTTAGGCAAAGTTATGAACGAATTGGCCTAAGACCGCGCAAAAAGTAGCGCTGTGCCCATGCTAAACAATTTAAACGCATGATGAAAACACTGGGAAACTATCTCAGACGGGTGATGAAAGGTATCTTGAGGAAAAGCACCGAGCAGCCAAGTCGGGAGTTTATCCATGCCCTACAACAACACAAGCGGCTGTTAAAGCAAGAAAAACGAGTAAAAACAAACTCTATAACCTGCATGAGCTGGGTGTTCAATGTATCGCCAAGGGAAAAAGCGCAAAGCCATATGAGTTGAGTATCGCGACAATATTGAAAGAGCAGTTTGTAGTTTGCTTGCATGCAATGCATGGCAGCCCCTATGACGGCGACACGTTATGAGAAACGTTGAGAATAGTAGACAACGTCACAGATAAAAGGCGATACAGCTGTTTTGTAGATAGGGGTTATCGAGGAATGCGTTATGATGTGTATATTGCAGGGCAAAAGCGTAGGTAGGCCAAAGCTGCCGTAAAATTCTAGCCCAACTGCGGCTTTTTTATGCCTAGATTTAATATTTATTAGCAGCGAAAAGCGCTGCGTAATAACAGAATTGTCGATAAAATTAATGCCCAGTCTGGATTGATTGAATTCGGCTAGTCTAAGCATTAAAACGTCAATATTCTGGAGCGACGAAGTAACTCATGCTAATAGCTTGATTTCACAGTCACTCTAGCTGAAGTTATAACAGTTGATAAGGGGTATGACAGTAATGATTTTAGAAACCAACTTGAAAAGTTAAGCTGCCAAGAAAAGGAAGCAGCAAGGTGGGCAATGAGGATATAGATTGATGTATATCCAAATATCACCATTTTCTTGGGTGATTTATGGACAAAGGTTAACAGGCTCTAGGATTAAAGAAATGAAAATCATAGAAGTTCGTTTTTATCTATGGCCTTTAAATCAGAAAAAGGTTCGAGTAGTCGATGAAAAATATATACAAATACAAGGATAATTAGGATTGCGGCTGTTGAACCAAATTTGTCAGCGATAACAGAGTGAAATGTGGTTTTAAACAAGAAAGAAAGCAAAAAACAGATGACTACAGTCCATAATATACTTGGTTGAAGTGTAAAACCGCAGCAGGGACAATAAATGAACTTCTCAGAAATTAACTTCATCCTTATTACCATTGAAATTTCAGTTTTGCAGTTTGAACAACTTCGGACAAATATTTTCATGATATTCACATTTTATATAATTTAAATTATATGATTGAAGCGAAATGCTTCAATCATATAGTACGAAATGGCTTACTTGATATAATTATTATAAACCCAACGACCTGCTTTTAAGCCGTAATGCGCAGCTACTACAGCCACTGCAGCTTCTAAGAAGATACCACCATTTACCTTTTGTACTTCATTTTTATTTAATTGCTTGATCATTCCCCTGCAACTCCTAAGGCAAAGCCGCCAGCACCAGCACCTGCAGCTACACGAACAAGTCTGTAAGCTTTATAAGCTCTGTATGCGCCGTAACCTACCCAGACTAAAGCTGCGATACCACCATTTACTTCTTGAACTTGATAAGAATTTAATTCTTTCATCAGTATTTCTCACATTTAAATTTTATTATTAATTGTCATCACTTCTGCCAAAGAAGGTGACTTTCGTTCTAAGGGAGTTTGTCTCGCCTCAGGGAGTAAATAAAACCAAAAAAAATTTAAAAACGCAAAATTAGTAAAAAAAATAAATTGAATTTAATCAAACACTTAAGTTTATAATTATCTTGCGATAACATTTGATAAGTATCTAATAATTCTTTATGCTCCAATTCAGATAATAAGTGCACCAATCAAGCTTTAACAGTGGTAAGAGATCAACTACTTGTTGGTTATAGCTTGTTTGACTTATTACTTACCAATACAAAACGAACTAAAGATTTTGCCCAGCAGGTCATCGGAGCTAAATTCACCGGTGATCTCATTGAGGTATTGCTGGGTAAGGCGCAGCTCTTCTGCCAAAATTTCACCGGCAATATGCATTTCTAGCTGAGTTTGACCTATTTCTAGGTGCTCAGCAGCGCGTTCTAGGGCGTCTAAGTGACGACGGCGAGCCATAAAGCCACCTTCAGTTGCACCAGTAAATCCAATACAGGCTTTTAGGTGTTCCCTCAATAAATCAATGCCTTGAATATCTTTGGCACTTAGACGGATAAGGGTATGGCCATCACTCGTTGTTGTGCCAACCGCTTCACCGCTTAAATCGACTTTATTGCGGATCACGGTAATTTCCATGCCTTGCGGTAACTGCTCGATAAAATCAGGCCAGATCTTCGCAGGATCGGTTTCGTGGGTTTCAGTGCCATCTACCATAAACAGTACATGATCGGCGCTGCGGATCTCTTCCCAAGCACGCTCAATACCTATTTGCTCCACTTTATCAGGACTTTCACGAAGTCCTGCCGTGTCGATAATATGAAGCGGCATGCCATCAATATGAATATGCTCACGTAGTACGTCTCGTGTCGTACCTGCGATGTCTGTAACAATCGCGGCTTCACGGCCCGCTAAGGCATTGAGTAGCGAAGATTTACCAGCATTAGGGCGGCCTGCAATCACCACGCGCATGCCTTCACGCATGATGCTGCCTTGCTTGGCTTGTTTACGCACTTCTGCGAGTTGCTGAATAATGGCTTCTAGGTCACCCGAGACTTTACCATCGGAAAGAAAGTCGATTTCTTCATCGGGGAAATCTATTGCGGCTTCTACGTACATGCGCAGATGAATTACTTTCTCAACCAAAGTATTGATATGTTTAGAAAAGTCACCTTGTAGTGAATGTAGCGCACTTTTTGCAGCTTGCTCGCTGGTGGCGTTGATCAAGTCTGCGATAGCTTCTGCTTGCGTTAAGTCTAGCTTGTCGTTCATAAAAGCACGTTCTGAGAACTCCCCAGGCTTTGCCAAGCGCACTTGCTCGATTTGGCTGATTTCCTTTAACAGCATATCAAGTACCACTGGGCCACCGTGGCCTTGTAACTCAAGAACATCTTCACCGGTGAATGAGTTCGGCCCTTGGAAGAACAATGCAATACCTTGGTCTAGTTGTTCACCTGCTAGGGTATTGAATGGCAGGTATTCGGCATAGCGAGTTTTTGGGCATTTACCTAAGATTTGCTCGGCAACTGCTCGGGCTTTACACCCTGAAACTCGAATAATACCAACGCCACCGCGACCCGGTGCGGTAGCCTGTGCTGCTATGGTGTCTTGTGCGATCATGATGACTCTTTAGACTGTCTGGTTAATAGCCATAATTGTACAGCAATTGATATATCTCAGGTATAGCTGGTGGGTAATATCTGAGTCTGCTCATTGTGTTTTGGGTGGTTGATGACCTTAATGATACGGTTATGCGCTTTTGTCAGGTATAATTATGATCACAGTTTTTACTGTTCTTACTAGCAAAGGTTGTATAAGGGAAACTAACGCTGTGCTGCACTTTCTTCAATACCGCTTCGATCCAAATGTCTCGTGTTTATATCGTGATGCTGAGCAAGTGCCACTTAGGCCGAGAGTTGCGCAGCTGTTGGCATATTTTTTAGCTCATCCAAATCAAATTGTTACACGTGAAACATTGCTCAGTACGTTGTGGCAACACGGTGAGTTTAGAGAAGCTGCACTAACACAAAGTATCACTGAGCTAAGACAAGCCCTCAAAGATAACGCCCAGCAACCCACTTTTATTAAAACCATACCACAGCAAGGTTATCAGTGGATTTGTCCTGTTGAGAGCCGCACATTTACCACATTCAAACTCACTACAACAATGAAAGCGATGCTTGTCGTTGGCGCTATTGCGTTAAGTGGAGTCGCAGCGAGTGTTTACCTCGTTTCTAGCTCAGTACCCGTTGTCACTCGTATACAAGCTGAGCAAGACTCGTTAATCATTGTGCCTATGGTGAATGAGACGGGTGTGCAAGCCAATGCGTGGTGGGGTTATGCGCTTGAAGCAGCATTGAGACAACATTTACAGTCTCATTATCAATTAGTACCGCGAAGCCAATATCCTGAGCTTGCAGAGAATAGTGCGATTAATAAGCTCACGCTTTCACTAAAGCCGATACAACAGCGTTTTTTACTCAGTGTTACTTTTGGAGATAAGCAAAGCGAGATAATTGTTGAACAGTTAGATGAGAGCTTTGAAGCGATTGCAACAGAGGTTATTGCGCAGTTAGCGCTAGATATTGACACTAAAACCGCCAAAAAATCATCCTTAAATCTAGCAATGAATGACTATTACCGCGGTGTACAAGCATTAAATGAACAGGGACCTCAACTGGCAAAGGCATATTTTGAGGCGGCTGTGGCACAAATGCCGGAACATCTAGAAAGTCAGTTGGAGCTTGCGCAAATTTGTTGGCAGCTCGGTGATATTGATTCTGCCACACGTCGATTCGAACAGATTTCACTAAGTTCAGCTTCAACCGCGACTCGTGCTCGCTACCACCTCTATTACGGAGAGTTTTTCAAGGCACAAGGCTTACATCAGCAAGCGTTGCAGCAAGCTCAGCTTGCCCTCGATGCTGCTGAGCAAAGTCAGCAAGTTGAGTTGATTGCGATGGCATATCAACTCAAAGCGGATGCTTTTTGGGTGTTACAACGTTGGGATGAATACCAGCAAGCGATGAGTTCAGCGCATGTTTTGATAGGCAGTCGATCGTTTGCCTATAGCGAAGCACAGCGGAGTTTCTATCTTGCCAATCCACCAGCGGCTGGTCCCGCTGAAAAAACGTTACTGAACTTAGAGAAGAGTAAACCTGTGCTCGCGCAAGCCATTGCCTATTATGAGCAAACTGAGCAGACCATGAATCTAATAAAAGCTTTGTTTGCTTATGGTCAAAATTACTTAGTGCCAGTGGTTGAAAGTGAGCCTAGTTTATTAAAAGCCCTCGCTTTGGCTCAGAAAAATGGATATCGCTATTTAGAAAAGCAAATACTCACTTACCTAGGATTCTACTATATTCAGCTGCATCAGGGAGAAAAGGCGCTACGGTATTTAAATGAGATTAACGGCGAGCCGCGTTTTATTCCAAGTTATGAGCAACAGCAATTACTGATTGGCATGGCGCATATGGATATCGCATTGCAAACGGGTGATACGGATGCAATGCAAAGTGCAATTACGCAATATCACATGCTGTTAGAAAGCGATTATATTTCTTCGGTGACGCGTGCCAACGTTAAATTGTTACTGGGTTGGACCTGGATCAAAGCGGGCAAGCTCGAATTAGCAGAGCCGCTGACGATTGATGCAATGCACGATTATCAAATGTTACAGCTACAAGAAGTTGAGACCTATGCGCTCTATACGCAAATGTATATCCACCTTTTGAGAAACGAGCCTCAACAAGCGCTTGAGATTATTACTGCACATCAACATAGCAATTCACATCTTTTATTGCTTTACGGTGTTGTTGCGGCTGATATGTTAAAAGAAGAAGCGCTGCAAAAGCGCTTTTCAGATAAATTGGCCGGGCTTGAAAATAGCCAATTATTACAGCAACAGTTGCTGCAAATACGCCAGCAAAGCAGCATCGATAAGCGTTTTATTGCTGAGCTTATCGATGCCCCTTACAGCGTCTACTGTCAGAGTAAATGGACGATAAATTAGGCTCTAGTCTATGTTGGGTGGCTGATTACCGCGATAAACGACTTCACCATGTTTGTCTTGTACCACCCAGTAAGGTAGCTCTCTAATCTCAAACTGGCTAAATACTTGGTTGTGGTGATCGAACACAATATCGTGTTTGATCTCAAAACGTTGTTGGTAGTCTCGAGCACTTTGTTCTTCCACATAAAAGGGCTTAATCACAG
The sequence above is a segment of the Pseudoalteromonas piscicida genome. Coding sequences within it:
- a CDS encoding winged helix-turn-helix domain-containing protein, which translates into the protein MLHFLQYRFDPNVSCLYRDAEQVPLRPRVAQLLAYFLAHPNQIVTRETLLSTLWQHGEFREAALTQSITELRQALKDNAQQPTFIKTIPQQGYQWICPVESRTFTTFKLTTTMKAMLVVGAIALSGVAASVYLVSSSVPVVTRIQAEQDSLIIVPMVNETGVQANAWWGYALEAALRQHLQSHYQLVPRSQYPELAENSAINKLTLSLKPIQQRFLLSVTFGDKQSEIIVEQLDESFEAIATEVIAQLALDIDTKTAKKSSLNLAMNDYYRGVQALNEQGPQLAKAYFEAAVAQMPEHLESQLELAQICWQLGDIDSATRRFEQISLSSASTATRARYHLYYGEFFKAQGLHQQALQQAQLALDAAEQSQQVELIAMAYQLKADAFWVLQRWDEYQQAMSSAHVLIGSRSFAYSEAQRSFYLANPPAAGPAEKTLLNLEKSKPVLAQAIAYYEQTEQTMNLIKALFAYGQNYLVPVVESEPSLLKALALAQKNGYRYLEKQILTYLGFYYIQLHQGEKALRYLNEINGEPRFIPSYEQQQLLIGMAHMDIALQTGDTDAMQSAITQYHMLLESDYISSVTRANVKLLLGWTWIKAGKLELAEPLTIDAMHDYQMLQLQEVETYALYTQMYIHLLRNEPQQALEIITAHQHSNSHLLLLYGVVAADMLKEEALQKRFSDKLAGLENSQLLQQQLLQIRQQSSIDKRFIAELIDAPYSVYCQSKWTIN